In Hemitrygon akajei chromosome 9, sHemAka1.3, whole genome shotgun sequence, the following are encoded in one genomic region:
- the LOC140733534 gene encoding tudor domain-containing protein 15-like — MEGLMWSNFTPSCMVHLDLKLTRVECHPEKILVYFWGQYCNAHELDYHILQAEIQTAVKTKTDVAVDELCFVEDTYRGEWYRGRVVRKKEESYDVFLIDVGMVLTVDAGYVASASKKLFQLPPKVVCGIFANIIPIRRKWSSMAVKYFASLPSTQIKGYVEDVLMNQLVLEVPSVNQKLLELGLVKILDGSTFHFLLEMSEDLPSYLGCENAKMKSVNKQCWRPMLDKTVIRSLSFKHIVDVFSLNLQTDVIESVRITCASGLHNFYCQLKKLTSELEAMSKDMHDYYENKEKELNDEHINNSGALCAAKCRDGKWYRAVVKQLLTSGHVEVWLMDYGSIAVVLPHHIKHLMPDFFMMPVMSFPCALTDLAKQTKHWINLQIEIFKQSLFEEGLNIFIDSYSCIEHLYYVTLCHPQNINIRQLPETLSGVNRKIKCAPDEKASKDISKQFGKSSGKLASNSVHYSLRSAEMEVNASYVGFVEYVINPSDFWIRTSEYSHDFECLMNSISDHYSKIGVSEELIQKPAPGLFCCAIYSGDRRYYRAVITDVFDGYLKVFFVDYGNTEIVDITAVKTLLPQYTHLPLLAMNCSIARIFPIEEVWTKDATNFFKKAVFNKELTIEVVSKEGSRYIIDVCDKEYMEQPSISTLMLKSGYADFWNVKTDDNLPKQNCKLKHSGNKATSFTKSGKRTYIVKNSKLKNTGIVPDSPNKLSTLYFPTLPPTMSTRTEKSLLVSPFRQQVFKLGSVFDVRVSHIKSPAEFWCQLQRKSDELELLMRDIQLYYSIPRDAFQPKDTGCVAKYSKDGQWYRATVIQRNIPKEVTVLFVDYGIQQRTTLKNLCAINPKFVQLEEQAFSCTINGIIQSVNQDPAVWDQVSCNMFKQFIDKTLTSDLNLKCTIFAKALKDGKDLCNVVDLHTPYTNLCQLFLNMALATNVKSPFSFSSSVQLYTFYYSDHDIRIGSEEKVYVTHASGLSEFYCQFEKNTSVVDKLMTDIACISKQVQGQKLNFNKTCMCLAKYFEDGQWYRALAYSAQSPAHFKVFFVDYGNTEIVDENDVIPIPLEAIELISIPMQAVKCCLYLPLQKVPDDFTLFKETVMEKQLKAFVVAKKSDGQLVLHLYDGNVKISDEITQQLYGSGVRCLDDTQWQSSNSSSPKNIVTSSKQISEHLVKETKGSISSDLKADLWYKGRQNKDQNGSFKNIKVPCKRGGKNTTCLQLKKFVPGYNFHQTNLGKVYITRNTGKAVHPDKTRFCVWKTKMIPHTINSREMTTPTVLSSPVQNIAAVPNAKDSIEIICRSKKKTARFPQDFTKLFGMFDSGIWKINAASLSEKHKVFHASDAVTILKDFLFDLDGWMNRVACADVITASAKHVSLKSLLPGESARQCLSALNLIACGPIQPAKEYSGFASSVIDPSEFYIQLDDTFETMITLSSFLAELPENLQTLSLDSLKVGVACLIKCASSNHWCRIEICAVSQQLVLARAVDYGHYIFIQPSDFSRICALPQELVDLPRLTNRCILNGVVPAKGDFWTDEAVVFFQKSLNKQNLTVIFRQYFAQLVWEVDVVINNKSVAEDLVAAGHAAFLKKIVNSSTEDALSSSEVFRILAGPISNRHLINMVSCSLSRRKPIDEQFEASYLTKCGKMTSAPHNFSWIEPNKLAGMALPRLPAHYQYLYDNGIRHLVTLCERKPPYHDTLPAIKIHHIRIYDFCSPSFEQINKFLSIVEEANAKGEGVGVHCLHGFGRTGTMLACYLVKSRKITGVDAIEEIRRIRHGSIETSEQEKTVIQFHHHIK, encoded by the exons ATGGAAG GCCTTATGTGGTCAAATTTTACTCCATCTTGTATGGTGCACCTGGATCTGAAATTAACCCGTGTGGAATGTCATCCAGAGAAAATATTGGTATATTTTTGGGGGCAGTACTGCAATGCACATGAATTGGATTATCATATACTACAGGCGGAAATACAGACTGCAGTAAAGACAAAAACAGATGTTGCAGTGGATGAGTTGTGTTTTGTAGAGGACACTTACCGTGGTGAATGGTACCGAGGAAGAGTTGTAAGAAAAAAAGAAGAATCATATGATGTATTTCTCATAGATGTTGGAATGGTCTTGACGGTTGATGCTGGGTATGTTGCTTCTGCCTCTAAAAAATTGTTTCAACTTCCCCCAAAAGTAGTATGTGGCATATTTGCCAATATAATCCCTATAAGAAGAAAATGGTCATCAATGGCTGTCAAATATTTTGCCTCATTGCCATCTACACAAATCAAAGGTTATGTTGAAGATGTTTTAATGAACCAGTTAGTTTTAGAAGTTCCCAGTGTTAACCAAAAGCTTCTTGAGCTTGGCTTGGTAAAAATTCTTGATGGCAGCACTTTCCATTTCCTATTGGAAATGTCTGAAGATTTGCCAAGTTACCTTGGTTGTGAAAACGCTAAAATGAAATCCGTGAATAAACAATGCTGGAGACCTATGCTGGATAAAACTGTTATACGATCACTTAGTTTCAAGCATATTGTGGATGTTTTCAGTCTGAATTTGCAAACTGATGTTATAGAATCAGTCAGAATTACATGTGCATCAGGACTTCATAACTTTTACTGCCAGCTGAAAAAGCTGACTTCAGAGCTCGAAGCAATGAGTAAAGATATGCATGATTACTAtgaaaacaaagaaaaagaattaaATGATGAACATATTAATAATTCTGGTGCACTCTGTGCTGCCAAATGTAGAGATGGAAAGTGGTACAGGGCAGTTGTAAAACAGCTGTTAACTTCAGGGCACGTGGAAGTTTGGCTTATGGATTATGGAAGTATAGCAGTTGTATTACCCCATCATATTAAACACTTGATGCCAGATTTTTTTATGATGCCTGTGATGTCATTTCCATGTGCACTAACTGATTTAGCAAAGCAAACAAAACATTGGATAAATTTACAAATTGAAATTTTCAAGCAATCATTGTTTGAGGAAGGATTAAATATTTTCATTGATTCATACTCCTGTATAGAACATCTGTACTATGTTACACTCTGTCATCCCCAAAACATTAACATCCGTCAGTTGCCTGAAACATTGTCAGGAGTGAATCGAAAGATTAAATGTGCCCCTGATGAGAAAGCAAGTAAGGATATAAGCAAGCAATTTGGAAAATCAAGTGGAAAACTGGCCAGTAACTCAGTGCATTATAGTTTAAGATCAGCTGAAATGGAAGTAAATGCTTCCTATGTTGGATTTGTTGAATATGTTATTAACCCATCTGACTTTTGGATTCGTACTTCAGAATACAGTCATGATTTTGAATGTCTAATGAACAGTATTTCAGATCATTACAGCAAAATTGGTGTAAGCGAAGAACTTATTCAGAAACCAGCACCTGGCTTGTTTTGTTGTGCAATATATAGTGGAGACCGGCGATACTACAGAGCAGTTATTACCGATGTATTTGATGGTTACCTAAAAGTTTTCTTTGTTGATTATGGGAATACTGAAATTGTAGACATTACTGCTGTAAAAACACTTCTTCCCCAGTACACTCATTTGCCACTTTTGGCTATGAACTGTTCTATTGCTCGCATTTTTCCTATTGAAGAAGTGTGGACAAAGGATGCTACCAACTTCTTTAAGAAAGCTGTATTTAACAAAGAACTTACAATTGAAGTAGTTTCAAAAGAAGGAAGCAGATATATCATTGATGTTTGTGACAAAGAATACATGGAACAGCCATCTATTAGCACACTAATGCTTAAGTCTGGGTATGCTGATTTTTGGAATGTAAAGACAGATGATAATTTGCCAAAACAAAATTGTAAATTGAAGCATTCAGGAAATAAAGCAACCAGCTTCACAAAAAGTGGCAAAAGAACATACATAGTTAAAAATTCGAAGTTGAAAAATACAGGCATTGTTCCAGATTCACCCAATAAGCTGTCTACTCTGTACTTTCCAACTCTACCTCCTACCATGTCAACACGAACTGAGAAGTCCTTGTTAGTATCACCATTCAGGCAACAAGTGTTTAAGCTTGGATCTGTTTTTGATGTGAGAGTGTCTCATATAAAATCTCCAGCAGAATTTTGGTGCCAACTACAAAGGAAATCTGATGAACTTGAGTTGCTTATGAGAGATATCCAACTTTATTACAGTATTCCAAGGGATGCTTTTCAACCTAAAGATACAGGATGTGTTGCAAAATACTCTAAGGATGGACAGTGGTATAGAGCAACAGTTATTCAAAGAAATATTCCAAAAGAAGTTACTGTATTGTTTGTTGATTATGGCATCCAACAAAGAACTACTCTGAAGAATCTTTGTGCTATTAATCCAAAATTTGTTCAACTGGAAGAGCAAGCTTTTAGTTGCACTATTAACGGCATTATTCAATCTGTGAACCAAGACCCTGCTGTTTGGGATCAAGTTTCCTGCAACATGTTTAAACAGTTCATTGACAAAACATTGACATCAGATTTGAATCTTAAATGCACAATATTCGCAAAGGCTTTGAAAGATGGAAAGGATCTGTGTAATGTGGTAGACCTACACACTCCATATACTAATTTATGCCAGCTATTTTTGAACATGGCATTGGCCACGAATGTTAAATCTCCATTTTCTTTTAGTTCATCAGTTCAGTTATATACATTTTATTATAGTGATCATGACATAAGAATCGGAAGTGAAGAAAAAGTCTATGTAACACATGCTTCTGGTTTGTCAGAATTCTATTGTCAATTTGAAAAAAATACTTCGGTTGTGGATAAACTTATGACTGATATCGCCTGCATTAGTAAACAAGTGCAaggacaaaagttgaactttaaCAAAACTTGTATGTGCTTAGCAAAATATTTTGAAGATGGTCAGTGGTATCGTGCTCTAGCTTATTCTGCACAATCACCTGCACATTTTAAAGTATTTTTTGTAGACTATGGAAACACAGAAATAGTTGATGAAAATGATGTGATTCCAATTCCTTTGGAGGCAATAGAACTGATTTCTATACCTATGCAAGCAGTAAAGTGTTGTTTGTACCTTCCCCTTCAGAAAGTACCTGATGATTTCACTTTGTTTAAAGAAACTGTGATGGAAAAGCAACTGAAAGCTTTTGTGGTAGCAAAGAAATCTGATGGCCAGTTGGTTCTTCACCTTTATGATGGAAATGTCAAAATTAGTGATGAAATAACACAGCAACTTTATGGAAGTGGAGTGAGATGCCTTGACGACACACAGTGGCAAAGTAGCAATTCTTCCTCCCCAAAAAATATAGTTACTTCTTCAAAACAGATAAGTGAGCACCTTGTAAAAGAAACAAAAGGATCGATCAGTTCTGATTTGAAAGCAGACCTGTGGTATAAAGGAAGACAAAACAAAGACCAGAATGGgtcttttaaaaatataaaagtaCCTTGTAAAAGAGGTGGAAAAAATACAACTTGCTTACAACTAAAGAAATTTGTCCCTGGATATAATTTCCATCAAACAAACTTAGGGAAAGTTTACATCACAAGGAACACAGGCAAAGCAGTCCATCCAGATAAGACTAGATTCTGTGTATGGAAGACCAAGATGATACCTCATACAATTAATTCCAGAGAAATGACAACACCAACTGTACTCAGCTCTCCTGTGCAGAACATTGCGGCAGTACCAAATGCAAAAGACAGTATTGAAATTATTTGTAGAAGTAAGAAGAAAACTGCTAGGTTTCCTCAA GATTTCACCAAATTGTTTGGCATGTTCGATTCTGGCATTTGGAAGATTAATGCTGCTTCTCTTTCTGAAAAACACAAAGTTTTCCACGCAAGTGATGCTGTTACTATATTGAAAGATTTTTTGTTTGATTTGGATGGATGGATGAATAGAGTGGCTTGTGCAGATGTGATAACTGCTTCAGCTAAACATGTATCATTAAAATCTTTGCTTCCTGGTGAGAGTGCCAGGCAATGCTTGTCAGCATTGAATTTAATTGCATGTGGCCCTATCCAGCCAGCTAAAGAATACAGTGGCTTTGCTAGTTCTGTGATTGACCCATCAGAATTCTACATTCAGCTAGATGATACATTTGAAACAATGATAACTCTTAGTTCATTCCTGGCTGAGCTACCAGAGAATCTGCAAACATTATCTCTCGATTCATTGAAAGTTGGGGTAGCTTGTCTAATCAAATGTGCCAGCAGTAATCATTGGTGCAGGATTGAAATTTGTGCAGTGTCACAACAGTTAGTTCTTGCTAGAGCTGTTGATTATGGGCATTATATCTTCATTCAGCCTTCAGATTTTAGCAGAATATGCGCACTTCCTCAAGAGCTTGTTGACTTGCCACGTTTAACTAATCGCTGCATTTTAAATGGAGTTGTGCCTGCAAAAGGAGATTTTTGGACAGATGAAGCTGTTGTTTTTTTTCAAAAGTCTTTGAATAAGCAGAATTTGACTGTCATTTTCAGACAATATTTTGCTCAATTGGTGTGGGAAGTGGATGTTGTCATAAATAACAAGAGTGTGGCAGAAGATTTAGTTGCTGCTGGACATGCTGCATTTCTGAAAAAAATTGTTAACTCCTCCACTGAAGACGCACTCAGTTCTTCAGAAGTCTTTCGGATTCTGGCAGGACCCATCTCAAACCGACATTTAATAAATATGGTGAGCTGCAGTCTATCAAGGAGAAAACCCATCGATGAGCAATTTGAAGCCAGTTACTTAACAAAAT